The following nucleotide sequence is from Moorena sp. SIOASIH.
TCAGTTATCAGCTATCAGCTATCAGCATATGCGCTATCGGCAGGGTTAAGGAGGAAACCGTTAAGAATAAAACAGGTCAGCATTCGAATAATGCTGAGTTACAGAAAGCACCTCAAGTAGCGTGCGAGGTTTATTTTAAGCTGACGACGGCTGACAGCTGACGGCTGAATGCTTACACTTAATCGCTATTTAATTTCTTTATCTTAGGGAAGCTAACTGCATAATTTTCTAGTTATAAACCAAGGTATTCACACATCATAATTATTCAGTTGCTAATTTTTTAAATTACTGAATTGTCAGATTAATTGTCAGATTAATTGCTTCAAAAAATCCGCCTCCCTTGTTTACTTGCTTTCTTGGCGTCCTTGGCGTCTTCGCCGTTCATCAAACACCCCCCTTGCTCAAATCTTACCATCATCAGACTGCTGCGAATACTATCCACTCTATCAATAAACCAACCAAACTCGTAATCAGGTAACGGATCTAACAGATGGGTAACTGATCAGGGCAGGGATTGATGGGTTTTGGTTAAGACAATCAATAGGTAATTGAAATCTGCATTAGCTAAATTAAATATCAACAATTAACTATAAAAAGTTAATTGTTATTCACCCTAAAAATAAGCTATCAGCCGTCAGCTATCAGCCAAGGGCTGATAGCTGACGGCTGATAGCTGATAGCTGATAGCTTACCTATAACTTAGTCTAGATACTAGAACTTACCATTACTGGCAGCAATAGAAGTACCATTGCTCAAATAGTGCTCAGGCTGTTCCATAAAACTTATACAAAACGTCACTTAGTGACGTTTTGTAGTTTACTTCCTGCATCATCCAGGACTGTCGGCAGCACCCTGTCAGTCAGGCATTCCACCGTAGAACCTACGGCAAGACGTTCTAAATTTATGGCAGCATTAAGATCACGATCTTTAACCATGCCGCAAGCTTCACAGTTAAATACCCGAACGTTCAAAGGCATTCCCTGTTCATGTCCACAGTCTGAGCAAGTCTTTGTAGAGGGATAGAATCTGTTGGCATAAATAACTTGAGAACCATACCATTTAGACTTGTACTCAACTTGTCGGCGAATTTCGGAAAAAGCGGAATCAGCAATTGCACCAGCGAGCTTCTGATTCTTGAGCATTCCAGATACATTCAAGTCTTCTAGGACCACAGCACCGTGATTCTTGGTCAGCCATGAGGTTAACTTGTGAATGGTATCCTGGCGAATGTTCCTGACTCGCTGGTATGCCTTGGCTAACTTCAGTTTTGCCTTCTGTCGGTTGTTTGAGCCAAACTGCTTTCTGGCTAATTGCCGCTGGAGTCGAGCCAGTTTACGCTGTGCCCGTTTGTATGGCCTGGGATTTGGGAACACAGAACCATCAGAGATGGTTGCGAGTTCCTTAACACCTAGGTCTACACCAATGGCAGCCTTAAGTTTTTTTGTTGGTTCAGCCTCAAACTCGTAAGCTACAGAAATAAACCACTGATCAGCCACTCGGCTGATGGTCAATCGTTTGGTCTGGACTTGGGGCAGTGGTTCATAGGTACTAACCCAACCGATAAATGGCAGTTTCAACCGTGTGCCAGAAAATTCCATGACTTTACCGCAGTTATCCAGGGTGAAGCTATCATTTTTGCCTTTCTTTTTGAATCTGGGCTTGTCAGCTAACCCACTAAAGAAGCGGGTAAATGCTTCACCCAAATGCAGAAACACAAACTGATAAACCCTGGAACTAAGAGTCTTTTGCCACAGATAATTAGGTTTAACATGATTGGTGTAGAACTTTTTTAATTTGTGAGCAGATGGCTTCAAGCCTTCCTTATAGGCTTCGTCCCACATCCTTAACGCCCAATTCCAAACCCAACGAGCATAACCTGCGTGTTGAGCCATAATTGACTGCTGATGGTTATTTAGCTTTAACCTTGTTTTAAAGGCTCGTTGCATAGCATCGATAGTTTCTACCTGATGTGGTTGTGTCAGTTAGCTTTTTACTGGAGAGCTTTTTTAAAAGCTCTCGGTGCTCAGAGGCTTATTAAGGTTTAAGATACTTGCTTACCTGACTAACGTTGACAACATACTTATAGTAGCGTGTTGTGCCGTAAACTTTCAACTAAGTTTTGGCTCTACCTCAACCTCTACTACGTCGTTTTGGTAATCTTGACTGTTACTTCCAAAGAGGGTCTTTCTTGCCCAACGAACTAAGTTATCGACATAGGTAAATAATACCGGCACCACCACCAAGGTGAGCAGAGTAGAAGTGGTAAATCCTCCAATCACGGCAAGAGCCATCGGACTACGAACTTCACCATCGGCTCCCCATTCCAAGGCAATGGGAATCATGCCAGCAATGGTAGAGACGGAAGTCATCAAAATCGGTCGCAAGCGACTCACTCCAGCTTGAATAATGGCTTTAAACTGGGATGTCCCTTCTTTCTGATTGGCTAAGACAAAATCTACCAAAAGAATGGCATTTTTGGTCACCAATCCCATCATTAAAACTATTCCGATTAGGGCATACAGTGCCAATTCCTTCTGGCCAATCAACAGTCCCATTAAGGCACCACCGATGGATAGGGGTAAAGCCACCAAAATTCCAAAGGGATAGAGAAAACTGTTATACAACAAGACCAGAATGGCATAAATGCACAACACTGCTAGCCCTAAAGCACTCAAGAATCCACTGAAAATGTCTCGCATAATCTTGGCATCCCCGGCGGGTTCCTCAGAAACTCCAGGGGGTAGCGGATTCATAGCAGGTAGGGATTTGACTTTTGCGATCGCATCTCCTAGGGAAATCCCTTCCAAGTTGGCTCCCAAAGACACCTGACGAGCACGATTAAAGCGGTCAATCTGGGCAGGTCCACTCCCTAAACGGATATCGGCTACAGCAGTGATGGGGACTAAGGTTCCATTTCGACTGGGAACCCGCAGATTTTTGAGGGTTTCGATGTCATCCCTCGATTCTGGGTTGAGTTGGACACGAATCGGAATTTGTCGGTCAGGTAGGTCAAATTTAGCCAGATTTGACTCAAGATCTCCAATTAACGCTAAAGAGGCCGTGCGTGCGATCGCTTGAACAGATACTCCTAAATCTGCAGCACGGGCAGGGTTAGGTACAATCACAATTTCTGGTTTAACTAGACTTTCACTAGAGGTAACTTCCACTAAACCAGGAATTTGACGCATCTGTTTTTCTAGGGCTTGGGCGGTTTGAGAAAGCAGTTCACCATTCTCACTCTTGAGGACAATTGATAAATTCTTGTTAGAGCCTCCAGCCCCTTGATTACGGAAACTAACCCTCGCGCCAGGTATTTTCTGTAAAGCCTCACGCATCTGCTGCTCAAATTCTTTTCGAGAGATTTCCCGTTGGTCTTTGGGTAATAGTTTGACGTATACAATAGCAGAATTTACACCATCATTCCCAGCACTGGCCAGAACATTTTCTACAACTGGGTTTGACTGCAACAACTGATTGGTTTGTGCAATGACGTCTTTGGTTTCATTCAGTTCAGACCCCGGTGGTAGATCAATTGATACTATACTGACTCCAGTATCCCGACTACTAAACACACCCTTGGGAATAAACTGTACAAGCTGCAAGCTACCGATGAAAAAAGCTACAGCTATCAACATCGTGGTAATCCGGTGCTTCAACGCCCAGGTTAATATACTTCGATAAGGTTGTATTCGTCGCCTCTGATGGGTTGCAGGTTGTTCGGTTGCAGGTTGTTCGGTTGTAGGTTGTTCGGTTGTAGGTTGAAGGTTATTGGGTTGAAGGTTATTGGGTTGATGGTTATTGGGCCAACTTTCAACCTTCAACTTGTCAACCTTCAACGGGTCAACCTTCAACTTGTCAACCTTCAACTTGTCAACCTTCAACTTGTCAACCTTCAACTTGTCAACCTTCAACGGGTCAACCTTCAACTTGTCAACCTTCAACTTGTCAACCTTCAACGGGTCAACCTTCAACGGGTCAACCTTCAACGGGTCAACCTTCAACTTGTCAACCTTCAACTTGTCAACCTTCAACTTGTCAACCTTCAACGGGTCAACCTTCAATGCTTTTGATTTTGGCTTGAGCAAATAAGCACTCAGCATCGGTGTCATTGTTGTAGCTACCAGGGTGGAAAACATAGTAGATACAGCAACGGTTACTCCAAAGGGTTGGAAGAATTGACCAGGGATACCCTTCATGAAGGCTACAGGAATAAATACCGCGACAATAGTGGCGGTGGTAGCTACTACAGCTAAACCAATTTCCCGCGCTCCATCCCAAGCTGCTCTAATGGGTTTCTTACCCATATCCAAGTGCTGGTCGATATTTTCAATCATGCAAATGGCATCATCGACCAAGTTTCCCACCGCTAGGCCTAAACCCAGTAGGGTCATACCGTTGAGGGTATAGTTTAGGGCTTTCATCACCAAAAAGGTGGGAATAATTGATAAAGGTAGCGCTACTGCTGTAATTAGAGTTACCCGCCAATTTTTCAGAAATATCCCCACGGTGACTACAGTCAGTATTGAACCGATAATTAGGGAATCAATGGTTGCTTGGTAAGACTCACGGATGGAATCAGCACGGGTGAAGATCAAGCGCACTTCGATGTCGTCTGGCAGGGTAGTTTTTAGTTGTTCAACAGCCTTGCGAACCCCTTCTTCCACCGAGACTAAACTGCTACCAGTGCTGCGCAGCACAGAAAAGGCCACCACTGACTCCCCATTGAGATAGGCGGCTTTCCTAAGATCACCAAAGCCGTCTGTAACCTCTCCCAAACTGGAAAGGGTAACATTTGCGCCATCTGGGAGGACAATACGGTAGTTTTTCAACTCTTCGACTGTCTTAGCACTTCCCAGAGTCCGGACATTCTGTTCAGCGCCGCCGATGTTACCGCGACCACCGGGTAAGTTGACATTAAAAGTCCGAATTTGGTCATTAACTTGGGTAGCAGTGATACCAAAGGCTTGTAATCTAGCTGGGTCAAGGTCAACTCGAATTTCCCGGTCAACTCCTCCGAGTCGATCAATTTGGGCAACTCCCGGTACATTAACCAGATCACGGCTAATTTTCCGGTCAACTAGGTCACTCAATTCCTCCACCGAGCGTTTGTCAGAAGCTACCGCATAGGTCATCACTGAACCTCCGGCAAATTCTAACCGTCTGACGATAGGTTCGTTGATATCTAGGGGCAAACTTTGACGAATTTGAGCTACCGCATTGCGTACATCATTAGTTGCCTGATTGCTATCAGTTCCCAGGACAAAATTGATAACGGTGCTGGATCTGCCATCAGTAACGGTGGAGCGGATTTGGTCAATGTCTCCAAGGCTAGCAACAGCATCTTCAACTTTTTTGGTTACCTGGAATTCCAGTTCTGCCGGTCCTGCCCCTGGCTGGGTAACAGTAACCATCACCGCTGGAAGATCAATATTAGGAAGCTGATCAATTCCCAACTGCTTAAAGGAGAATAGACCGACTATTCCTAAAACCAGAAACATGACCAGAGTAGCAACCGGATTTTTAATTGACCAAGAGGAGACGTGAAAGGACATCTGATAAAGAGTTGAAGGTTAATCGGTTGAAGGTTGAAGGTTAATTGGTTGAAGGTTGAAGGTTAATTGGTTGAAGGTTGAAGGTTGAAGGTTGAAGGTTGAAGGTTAATCGGTTGAAGGTTGAAGGTTAATCGGTTGAAGGTTGAAGGTTAATCGGTTGAACGCGATTGCGTGGCCAATAGGCCAAGGTTATTGGCCCAACATGCAACTAGTAACCGTGTCACTTTCAACGGTTAATCAACATCGAACCTGTAACCTGTGTTCCTTTCAACCCTTAATGAACCTGTAACTTGTTAACTTTCAAGGCTTTTATTGAGTTTCTAAAACTTCGACGCGATCGCCGTCTTTGAGGAAAGCAGCACCTTTGAGTACAATGCGATCGCTTGGGGATAAACCACTATTGATTTCCACTTGCCCACTAAGGAGCAGTTCTCCCATGACCACTGGCTGTGCTTTAACAGTGTTATTTGCTTCGAGTCGGTAAACGATGGTGCTAGTGTCGGGTTGGGGCAATACTGCTTTGGATGGTATGGTTAAACCAGTAGTTGATGAGATGGTGATGGAGCCTCGTAAAAACATCCCTGGTAGCAAGCTACCGGAATTGGGTAAATCTACTTTCACCAGAGCTTGACGAGACTGCTGATCAACTATCGGGTCGATTTCTCGTACTGTTCCAGAAAGCTTTAGGCTGCTATCTCCTCTAGAGGATATTTCTACTGGTTGCCCAATCCGAATTTGGGACAGTTGGGTTTCCGGTACCCTTAATAACAATTCCAAACGCCCCTTTTCGATAATGGTAAAGAGTGTTTCTGAGGAAGAAGTAATATCACCGACACGGGCATTTCTGGTAGCTACTTTGCCACTGACTGGTGCCACCACTTGGGTATCCTTTAGTTGCGCCATCACTAACTGGACTTGTGCGTTCTCTCTAGCCAGTTGAGCTTGGGCTTGAGCAATTACTTCTGGACGGGAACCAGCTAATCTTTGCTGGAGCTGCTGTTGCGCTTCTACGACAGCTGCTTCTAACTGGGCAATTTCTGGGGAGTTGGTGTTTCGTGTTTGCTCAAGGCGTTGTTGGGCTTCAGATAAATTCGCTTGAGCACTGAAATAT
It contains:
- a CDS encoding pentapeptide repeat-containing protein, with the translated sequence MVIGPTFNLQLVNLQRVNLQLVNLQLVNLQLVNLQLVNLQRVNLQLVNLQLVNLQRVNLQRVNLQRVNLQLVNLQLVNLQLVNLQRVNLQCF
- a CDS encoding RNA-guided endonuclease TnpB family protein; translated protein: MAQHAGYARWVWNWALRMWDEAYKEGLKPSAHKLKKFYTNHVKPNYLWQKTLSSRVYQFVFLHLGEAFTRFFSGLADKPRFKKKGKNDSFTLDNCGKVMEFSGTRLKLPFIGWVSTYEPLPQVQTKRLTISRVADQWFISVAYEFEAEPTKKLKAAIGVDLGVKELATISDGSVFPNPRPYKRAQRKLARLQRQLARKQFGSNNRQKAKLKLAKAYQRVRNIRQDTIHKLTSWLTKNHGAVVLEDLNVSGMLKNQKLAGAIADSAFSEIRRQVEYKSKWYGSQVIYANRFYPSTKTCSDCGHEQGMPLNVRVFNCEACGMVKDRDLNAAINLERLAVGSTVECLTDRVLPTVLDDAGSKLQNVTK
- a CDS encoding efflux RND transporter permease subunit, whose amino-acid sequence is MKVDKLKVDKLKVDKLKVDKLKVDPLKVDKLKVESWPNNHQPNNLQPNNLQPTTEQPTTEQPATEQPATHQRRRIQPYRSILTWALKHRITTMLIAVAFFIGSLQLVQFIPKGVFSSRDTGVSIVSIDLPPGSELNETKDVIAQTNQLLQSNPVVENVLASAGNDGVNSAIVYVKLLPKDQREISRKEFEQQMREALQKIPGARVSFRNQGAGGSNKNLSIVLKSENGELLSQTAQALEKQMRQIPGLVEVTSSESLVKPEIVIVPNPARAADLGVSVQAIARTASLALIGDLESNLAKFDLPDRQIPIRVQLNPESRDDIETLKNLRVPSRNGTLVPITAVADIRLGSGPAQIDRFNRARQVSLGANLEGISLGDAIAKVKSLPAMNPLPPGVSEEPAGDAKIMRDIFSGFLSALGLAVLCIYAILVLLYNSFLYPFGILVALPLSIGGALMGLLIGQKELALYALIGIVLMMGLVTKNAILLVDFVLANQKEGTSQFKAIIQAGVSRLRPILMTSVSTIAGMIPIALEWGADGEVRSPMALAVIGGFTTSTLLTLVVVPVLFTYVDNLVRWARKTLFGSNSQDYQNDVVEVEVEPKLS